One Yimella lutea DNA window includes the following coding sequences:
- a CDS encoding DNA adenine methylase — MNNRWTSPLRYPGGKVRMAPFLAGAFAAQWSVMDIEIFLEPFAGGLGAGLKLLEQDAVDELWFAEKHPALAAFWQAVIEQPDELIAAIRSTTPTLETFYAARELVGSPIGADRLDLARSALVLNRCSRSGIIASNVGPIGGKTQKGRWTVASRWNADGLVDRITRIAAVSDRMRYLGTDAIGCIADLNGSGIEDEVFLFVDPPYVREGNRLYANGFAADDHQALADALNDCPAHWMLTYDDEPLVADSLYPDRRIVEFEIPHTANRARIDTEYLVLSDGVMVPESFEPVPGSRVRWLGAA, encoded by the coding sequence ATGAATAATCGCTGGACCAGCCCGCTGCGCTACCCCGGCGGGAAGGTCCGCATGGCTCCGTTCCTCGCCGGCGCCTTTGCGGCGCAGTGGTCCGTTATGGACATCGAGATCTTCCTCGAGCCGTTCGCCGGCGGACTCGGTGCCGGACTGAAGTTGCTAGAGCAGGATGCTGTCGACGAGCTGTGGTTCGCCGAGAAGCACCCGGCGTTGGCCGCGTTCTGGCAGGCCGTCATCGAGCAACCCGATGAGCTGATCGCCGCGATCCGGTCGACGACACCGACGCTTGAAACGTTCTACGCCGCCCGTGAACTTGTGGGATCGCCCATCGGCGCCGACCGCCTGGATCTGGCGCGATCCGCGCTCGTGCTCAACCGATGTTCACGCTCGGGCATCATCGCCTCGAATGTCGGACCGATCGGCGGGAAGACCCAGAAGGGCCGGTGGACGGTCGCCTCCCGATGGAACGCCGACGGACTGGTCGACCGCATCACCCGGATCGCCGCGGTGAGCGACCGGATGCGGTACCTGGGCACGGACGCCATCGGCTGCATCGCAGATCTGAATGGATCGGGTATCGAGGATGAGGTGTTCCTGTTCGTCGACCCGCCGTATGTCCGCGAAGGCAACCGGCTCTACGCCAACGGGTTCGCTGCGGACGACCATCAGGCGCTGGCTGACGCGCTCAACGACTGCCCGGCGCACTGGATGCTGACCTACGACGACGAGCCGCTGGTCGCTGACAGCCTGTACCCGGACCGCCGCATTGTCGAGTTCGAGATCCCGCACACGGCCAACCGGGCACGCATCGACACGGAGTACCTGGTGCTGTCCGACGGCGTGATGGTGCCGGAGTCGTTCGAGCCGGTGCCTGGTAGCCGGGTGCGCTGGCTGGGCGCGGCCTGA